One genomic window of Providencia hangzhouensis includes the following:
- the cmk gene encoding (d)CMP kinase, which translates to MVAIAPVITVDGPSGAGKGTLCQALANEFGWQLLDSGAIYRVLALAALHHHVDIQSEDALVPLAANLDVKFVPEDNVLKVILEGEDVSNQIRTETVGNTASQTATFPRVREALLRRQRAFRTHPGLIADGRDMGTVVFPDAPVKIFLDASAEERAHRRMKQLQEKGFDVNFERLLSEIEERDFRDRNRSVAPLIAAKDALVLDSTSMSIEEVIEKAHTYAKKILQLS; encoded by the coding sequence ATGGTGGCGATAGCCCCTGTAATCACCGTTGATGGACCAAGCGGAGCAGGTAAAGGTACGCTTTGCCAAGCATTAGCAAACGAGTTTGGGTGGCAACTTTTAGACTCTGGCGCGATTTATCGTGTATTAGCGTTAGCTGCGTTACATCACCATGTTGATATCCAATCCGAAGATGCGTTAGTTCCTTTGGCTGCAAATTTAGATGTGAAATTTGTTCCTGAAGATAATGTACTGAAAGTCATTCTGGAAGGGGAAGATGTTTCGAATCAAATTAGAACCGAAACAGTAGGAAACACTGCATCCCAAACAGCCACTTTTCCTCGCGTACGTGAAGCTTTACTCCGACGCCAACGTGCATTTAGAACCCATCCTGGGCTAATTGCTGATGGCCGTGATATGGGAACGGTGGTTTTTCCCGATGCACCGGTAAAAATTTTTCTTGATGCCTCCGCGGAAGAACGGGCTCATCGGCGGATGAAGCAGTTGCAAGAAAAAGGTTTTGATGTTAATTTTGAACGTCTTTTAAGCGAAATTGAAGAGCGGGATTTTCGTGATCGTAATCGCTCTGTTGCACCTCTTATTGCCGCGAAAGACGCATTAGTGCTGGATTCCACAAGTATGTCTATTGAGGAAGTTATTGAAAAAGCACACACCTATGCAAAAAAAATTCTACAATTATCGTGA
- the rpsA gene encoding 30S ribosomal protein S1 translates to MTESFAQLFEESLQNIETRPGSIVRGTVVAIDKDVVLVDAGLKSESAIPVEQFKNAQGELEIQVGDEIDVALDAVEDGFGETILSREKAKRHEAWLMLEKAYEEAETVTGVINGKVKGGFTVELNGIRAFLPGSLVDVRPVRDTTHLEGKELEFKVIKLDQKRNNVVVSRRAVIESESSAERDQLLENLQEGMEVKGIVKNLTDYGAFVDLGGVDGLLHITDMAWKRVKHPSEIVNVGDEINVKVLKFDRERTRVSLGLKQLGEDPWVAIAKRYPEGTKLTGRVTNLTDYGCFVEIEEGVEGLVHVSEMDWTNKNIHPSKVVNVGDVVEVMVLDIDEERRRISLGLKQCKSNPWQQFAETHNKGDRVEGKIKSITDFGIFIGLDGGIDGLVHLSDISWNVAGEEAVREYKKGDEIAAVVLQVDAERERISLGVKQLAEDPFNNYLAATKKGAIVTGKVIAVDAKGATVELTLGVEGYLRASEASRDRVEDATLVLNVGDDVEAKYTGVDRKNRVINLSVRAKDEADEKDAVAAVNKQEDTAFGNNAMAEAFKAAKGE, encoded by the coding sequence ATGACTGAATCTTTTGCTCAACTCTTTGAAGAATCCCTGCAGAATATTGAAACTCGTCCTGGTTCTATCGTCCGTGGTACTGTTGTTGCCATCGATAAAGACGTAGTCCTTGTTGACGCAGGTCTTAAATCAGAATCTGCTATCCCAGTAGAACAGTTCAAAAATGCTCAGGGTGAGCTAGAAATCCAAGTTGGCGATGAAATCGATGTAGCTCTGGATGCAGTAGAAGATGGTTTCGGTGAAACTATCCTGTCTCGTGAGAAAGCTAAACGTCATGAAGCATGGCTGATGCTGGAAAAAGCTTACGAAGAAGCTGAAACTGTAACTGGTGTTATCAACGGTAAAGTTAAAGGTGGTTTCACTGTTGAGCTGAACGGTATTCGTGCGTTCTTACCAGGTTCACTGGTTGATGTACGTCCAGTTCGTGATACTACTCACTTGGAAGGCAAAGAGCTTGAGTTCAAAGTAATCAAGCTGGATCAGAAACGCAACAACGTTGTTGTTTCTCGTCGTGCTGTAATTGAATCTGAAAGCAGCGCTGAGCGCGATCAACTGCTGGAAAATCTGCAAGAAGGCATGGAAGTTAAAGGTATCGTTAAGAACCTTACTGACTACGGTGCATTCGTTGATCTGGGCGGTGTTGACGGCCTGCTGCATATCACTGACATGGCTTGGAAACGTGTTAAACACCCAAGCGAAATCGTCAACGTTGGTGATGAAATCAATGTTAAAGTTCTGAAATTCGACCGTGAGCGCACTCGTGTTTCTCTGGGTCTGAAACAACTGGGCGAAGATCCTTGGGTCGCAATCGCTAAACGTTACCCAGAAGGTACTAAACTGACTGGTCGCGTTACTAACCTGACTGACTATGGTTGCTTCGTAGAAATCGAAGAAGGCGTTGAAGGTCTGGTTCACGTTTCAGAAATGGATTGGACTAACAAAAACATCCACCCATCTAAAGTTGTTAACGTTGGTGATGTTGTTGAAGTTATGGTTCTGGATATCGATGAAGAACGTCGTCGTATCTCACTGGGCCTGAAACAGTGCAAATCTAACCCATGGCAGCAATTCGCAGAAACTCACAACAAAGGCGACCGCGTTGAAGGTAAAATCAAGTCTATCACTGACTTCGGTATCTTCATCGGTCTGGACGGCGGCATCGATGGCCTGGTTCACCTGTCTGACATCTCCTGGAACGTTGCAGGCGAAGAAGCAGTTCGTGAATACAAAAAAGGTGATGAAATCGCAGCTGTTGTTCTGCAAGTCGACGCAGAGCGTGAACGTATTTCTTTAGGTGTTAAACAGTTAGCTGAAGATCCATTCAATAACTATTTAGCAGCAACTAAGAAAGGCGCAATCGTAACTGGTAAAGTAATCGCAGTTGATGCTAAAGGTGCAACTGTTGAGCTGACACTGGGCGTTGAAGGTTACCTGCGTGCATCAGAAGCTTCACGTGACCGTGTTGAAGATGCAACACTGGTTCTGAACGTTGGTGATGATGTTGAAGCTAAATACACTGGTGTTGATCGTAAAAACCGTGTAATCAACCTGTCTGTTCGCGCTAAAGACGAAGCTGATGAGAAAGACGCTGTCGCAGCTGTGAACAAACAAGAAGATACAGCATTCGGCAACAATGCTATGGCTGAAGCTTTCAAAGCAGCTAAAGGCGAATAA
- the seqA gene encoding replication initiation negative regulator SeqA, with protein sequence MKTIEVDEELYRYIASHTQHIGESASDILRRMLNFKSGQPVQAKEISQEHAVIKAEPAMSTPAVALNPVRVIRELLLSDAYAEKSKAIDRFMLILSTLYSLDANRFASATELMHGRTRIYFAGDEQTLLAAGKQSKPRHIPGTPYWVITNTNTNRKRSMVDAIMQEMQFPTNVIEKVCNTI encoded by the coding sequence ATGAAAACGATAGAAGTTGATGAAGAGCTTTACCGCTATATTGCGAGCCATACACAGCATATCGGTGAAAGTGCATCGGATATTTTGCGCCGTATGTTAAATTTCAAATCCGGGCAGCCAGTACAAGCAAAAGAAATTAGTCAGGAACATGCTGTTATTAAGGCTGAACCTGCGATGAGTACACCTGCTGTTGCATTAAACCCTGTTAGAGTCATTAGAGAGCTTCTGTTATCTGACGCTTATGCAGAAAAAAGTAAAGCGATTGACCGCTTTATGTTGATTTTGTCTACTTTATATAGTTTAGATGCGAATCGTTTTGCGAGTGCAACAGAGTTAATGCATGGCCGAACTCGTATTTATTTTGCTGGTGATGAACAAACATTACTTGCAGCTGGTAAGCAATCTAAGCCGCGTCATATACCAGGAACACCCTATTGGGTGATCACGAATACGAATACGAATCGTAAACGTAGCATGGTTGATGCGATCATGCAGGAAATGCAATTTCCAACCAATGTGATTGAAAAAGTTTGTAATACTATTTAA
- the aroA gene encoding 3-phosphoshikimate 1-carboxyvinyltransferase: MQSLTLQPISSINGTINLPGSKSVSNRALLLAAMAKGTTTLTNLLDSDDIRHMLNALSQLGVNYQLSEDKTRCRVEGLGGNLSHPDETEIFLGNAGTAMRPLTAALSLSRNNIILTGEPRMKERPIGHLVDALREGGAEIEYLEQENYPPLRLKGGFIGGQISVDGSVSSQFLTALLMAAPRAEQDTTITIIGELVSKPYIDITLALMKTFGVNVENHQYEYFVIKGQQQYQSPGEYLVEGDASSASYFLAAAAIKGGVVRVTGIGRNSLQGDTKFANVLEKMGATIRWGDDYVECERGTLTGIDMDMNAIPDAAMTIGTVALFAEGETVIRNIYNWRVKETDRLYAMATELRKVGAEVEEGHDYIRVVPPKKLQHAEIETYNDHRIAMCFSLVALSDTPVTILDPGCTAKTFPDYFEQLARLSH; the protein is encoded by the coding sequence ATGCAATCCCTGACATTACAACCTATCTCTTCAATCAACGGCACAATTAATTTGCCAGGGTCAAAAAGTGTCTCAAACCGCGCACTATTATTAGCAGCGATGGCTAAAGGAACGACCACACTCACTAACTTATTGGACAGTGATGATATTCGCCATATGCTGAATGCATTAAGCCAGCTAGGTGTTAACTACCAATTGTCTGAAGATAAAACACGTTGTCGTGTAGAAGGTTTAGGTGGAAATTTATCTCATCCAGATGAAACAGAAATCTTTTTAGGCAATGCGGGAACTGCAATGCGCCCACTGACTGCAGCACTATCACTAAGCCGTAATAATATTATTTTAACGGGTGAGCCTCGCATGAAAGAGCGCCCAATTGGGCATTTGGTTGATGCGCTGAGGGAAGGCGGTGCAGAGATTGAATATTTGGAACAAGAGAATTACCCACCATTACGTTTAAAAGGTGGTTTTATCGGTGGCCAAATTTCAGTTGATGGGTCTGTTTCCAGCCAGTTTTTAACTGCGCTGTTAATGGCGGCACCGCGTGCAGAGCAAGACACAACAATTACAATTATTGGCGAGTTAGTCTCCAAACCTTACATTGATATCACATTAGCATTAATGAAAACGTTCGGTGTTAATGTCGAAAATCATCAATATGAATATTTCGTTATCAAAGGGCAGCAACAATACCAATCACCAGGCGAATATTTAGTGGAAGGTGATGCTTCATCAGCGTCTTATTTCCTCGCTGCGGCCGCCATTAAGGGGGGCGTAGTGCGTGTAACAGGAATTGGGCGCAATAGTTTGCAAGGGGACACTAAATTTGCCAACGTATTAGAAAAAATGGGCGCGACTATTCGTTGGGGTGATGACTACGTTGAATGTGAACGCGGAACGTTGACTGGTATTGATATGGACATGAACGCGATCCCTGATGCGGCAATGACCATTGGAACGGTTGCCCTGTTTGCTGAAGGCGAAACGGTTATTCGTAATATCTATAACTGGCGGGTAAAAGAGACCGACCGGTTATATGCGATGGCGACAGAGTTACGAAAAGTTGGCGCTGAAGTGGAAGAGGGGCATGATTATATTCGTGTTGTTCCACCGAAAAAATTACAACATGCTGAAATTGAAACCTATAACGACCATCGTATTGCAATGTGTTTTTCGTTAGTTGCATTATCAGATACACCAGTAACAATTTTGGATCCGGGCTGCACTGCAAAAACTTTTCCTGATTACTTCGAACAGTTGGCACGTCTAAGTCATTAA
- the serC gene encoding 3-phosphoserine/phosphohydroxythreonine transaminase yields the protein MSQVYNFSAGPAMLPVEVMRRAEQEFCNWKGLGVSVMEVSHRGKDFIEVAIEAEQNLRDLLNIPDNYKVLFCHGGARAHFATLPMNLLGDKTTADYIVSGYWSESAAKEAEKYCTPNVIQITEEKDGIVSLKPMKEWPLSDDAAYVHYCPNETIGGLAIHEEPDFPEDKIIVADYSSSILSKPIDVSRYGVIYAGAQKNIGPAGLTIVIIREDLLGKASPQTPSVFDYTVLAKHDSMFNTPPTFAWYLAGMVFKWLKEQGGLQEMAKRNYEKSQLLYNAIDDSQFYINRVAVENRSWMNVPFQMQNPALDAKFIEEAKEQGLLSLKGHKVAGGMRASIYNAMPLAGVQALVDFMADFERHNAQ from the coding sequence ATGAGTCAGGTTTATAATTTCAGTGCAGGTCCAGCTATGCTACCTGTTGAAGTCATGCGTCGTGCTGAACAAGAGTTTTGTAATTGGAAGGGTTTAGGCGTTTCTGTCATGGAAGTTAGCCATCGCGGAAAAGACTTTATCGAAGTGGCAATAGAAGCAGAGCAAAATTTACGTGATTTATTAAACATCCCTGATAACTATAAAGTTTTATTTTGTCACGGTGGAGCTCGAGCCCATTTTGCGACGTTACCAATGAATTTACTAGGTGATAAAACGACCGCAGACTACATTGTAAGCGGCTATTGGTCAGAGTCAGCAGCAAAAGAAGCTGAAAAATACTGTACACCTAATGTAATTCAAATTACTGAAGAAAAAGATGGCATTGTTAGTTTAAAACCTATGAAAGAGTGGCCATTAAGTGATGATGCCGCTTATGTTCACTATTGCCCAAATGAAACCATTGGTGGCTTAGCTATTCATGAGGAACCTGATTTCCCTGAAGATAAAATTATTGTTGCTGACTATTCCTCTTCTATCTTATCTAAACCGATTGATGTAAGCCGTTATGGTGTAATTTATGCGGGAGCTCAAAAAAATATTGGGCCAGCTGGATTAACTATCGTTATTATTCGAGAAGACCTGCTCGGTAAAGCTTCGCCTCAGACTCCATCTGTATTTGATTACACGGTATTAGCAAAACACGATTCAATGTTTAATACTCCACCGACTTTTGCTTGGTATCTCGCGGGGATGGTCTTCAAATGGTTAAAAGAGCAAGGTGGTTTGCAAGAAATGGCTAAGCGTAATTATGAAAAATCACAATTACTCTACAATGCAATTGATGATAGCCAGTTCTATATTAACCGTGTTGCGGTTGAAAACCGTTCTTGGATGAACGTACCGTTCCAAATGCAAAACCCGGCACTTGATGCGAAATTTATTGAAGAAGCCAAAGAGCAAGGCTTACTTTCTCTAAAAGGCCATAAAGTGGCTGGTGGTATGCGTGCGTCAATCTATAATGCGATGCCATTAGCTGGTGTACAGGCTTTGGTTGATTTTATGGCTGATTTCGAACGCCATAACGCTCAATAA
- the ybfF gene encoding esterase encodes MTVLLNHTIHKPENPISNSPIVLIHGLFGDLNNLGVLGRNLQQYFDTIQIDVRNHGDSFRDEQMSYQQMAQDVITLIKSLGYENAILIGHSMGGKIAMAATAIAPNFINSIVAIDMAPVAYQVRRHDKIFAALDAVTAKNAKTRQEATVIMRDYINEDGVIQFLLKSFKQGEWKFNLPALKANYESIIGWEIVPAWNKPVLLIPGGNSPYVQAEYKEQIAQQFPQAKAWVVADTGHWVHAEKPDHVLRAIHRFLSIPE; translated from the coding sequence ATGACTGTGTTACTTAACCATACTATCCATAAACCTGAAAATCCAATCTCAAATAGTCCTATTGTACTCATACATGGGTTATTTGGTGACCTCAATAACTTAGGTGTTTTAGGACGTAATCTACAACAATATTTCGATACGATTCAAATTGATGTTCGTAATCATGGTGACTCATTTCGTGATGAGCAAATGAGTTACCAACAAATGGCCCAAGATGTTATTACTCTAATAAAGTCTTTAGGTTACGAAAATGCTATTTTAATTGGTCACTCTATGGGTGGCAAAATCGCCATGGCGGCAACAGCAATAGCCCCTAATTTTATTAATAGTATCGTTGCTATTGATATGGCGCCTGTCGCTTACCAAGTCCGTCGTCATGATAAAATATTCGCGGCGCTTGATGCCGTTACAGCAAAAAATGCAAAAACTCGCCAAGAAGCTACTGTGATTATGCGTGATTACATTAATGAGGATGGCGTTATCCAATTTCTGCTTAAATCCTTTAAGCAAGGTGAGTGGAAATTTAATTTACCTGCCCTAAAAGCTAATTATGAAAGTATTATTGGTTGGGAAATAGTACCCGCCTGGAATAAACCCGTGCTGTTAATCCCAGGAGGAAATTCCCCTTATGTACAAGCTGAATATAAAGAACAAATCGCACAACAATTTCCGCAAGCCAAAGCGTGGGTTGTTGCTGATACAGGGCACTGGGTTCATGCAGAAAAACCAGACCATGTTTTAAGAGCCATTCATCGTTTTTTATCTATCCCTGAATAA
- the ihfB gene encoding integration host factor subunit beta, whose product MTKSELIERLASQQSHLSAKTVEEAVKEILEHMADTLANGERIEVRGFGSFSLHYRAPRVGRNPKTGDKVELEGKYVPHFKPGKELRDRVNIYGQ is encoded by the coding sequence ATGACCAAGTCTGAATTAATTGAAAGACTGGCTAGCCAGCAGTCTCATCTTTCAGCAAAAACCGTTGAGGAAGCTGTAAAGGAAATTCTTGAGCATATGGCGGATACGTTAGCTAACGGTGAGCGTATTGAAGTCCGTGGTTTCGGCAGTTTTTCTCTTCACTACCGTGCTCCACGCGTTGGCCGTAACCCAAAAACTGGTGATAAAGTGGAACTAGAAGGTAAATATGTTCCTCACTTTAAACCAGGTAAAGAATTACGTGATCGTGTAAATATTTACGGCCAATAA
- a CDS encoding peptidase domain-containing ABC transporter, producing MDSLKSKSTLYFISVIAKLSGQVNPKELEQTLNQSIGYNEKLNIIKSKHAIRCRNKYQKNKNVTKIVCPAILYNTKGEAILLANCNQEQVLIQQFGNTPPEIWSIDELNQQWNGHWLEVSLKQGQFDITWFQVEFMKYKPIILWVLFFSFILQILALVSPIVMQVIMDKVLVHNSLVTLDVLIFGLIIAALIEVTLKGLREYIYHHTVNRIDMTLGLKLVNHLLRLPIPFFKSRQIGAIVTRVKELETIREFLTSSFFTLCVDVLFLFVFIFVMNLISTTLTIIFLCSIPFYLLLAWWLTPKIESAAQQQFTNIAINTSFLTESINGIETAKSLSVEPNFTRRWDGQTADMSQTNFVSGQISSRSEHLVMAIEKITSAIVLWVGASEVLALQMTIGQLIAFYMMVSHANQPLIKLTKLWGDYIRTSVAIEKLSQIINLPTEQSQQENKLSLQGHLNLKNISFRYQPNMPFVLKNFNLNIKAGETIGIVGTSGSGKSTLAKLLLRLYTPESGAIFVDGTPMSAINLHSLRQQIGIVLQENFLFSQSVFHNIAQTSPDASMDEVVHAAKMAGAHDFILKLPKGYDTVLAEGGTSLSGGQRQRIAIARTLLSNPKVIIFDEATSALDDESQAVIQENMHIIAKGRTIITIAHRLSTIRHHQRIIVMQNGEIIEQGSHQQLIEQGNFYKHLWTLQQSLKSDMDVK from the coding sequence ATGGATAGTCTCAAATCAAAATCAACATTATACTTCATTAGTGTTATTGCTAAGTTATCAGGGCAAGTAAATCCTAAAGAACTAGAACAAACACTCAATCAATCTATTGGTTATAATGAAAAACTTAACATTATTAAATCGAAACATGCCATTCGCTGTAGGAATAAATATCAGAAGAATAAAAATGTAACTAAAATCGTATGCCCTGCTATTTTATATAATACCAAAGGAGAAGCCATTCTATTAGCTAACTGCAATCAAGAACAAGTACTCATTCAGCAATTTGGGAATACGCCTCCAGAGATATGGAGCATTGATGAGCTGAATCAACAATGGAATGGTCATTGGTTAGAAGTAAGCCTTAAACAGGGTCAATTTGACATTACCTGGTTCCAAGTTGAATTTATGAAATACAAACCCATTATTTTGTGGGTTTTATTCTTTTCATTTATATTACAAATACTCGCATTAGTTTCCCCTATTGTTATGCAAGTTATTATGGATAAAGTACTCGTTCATAATAGCTTAGTCACATTGGACGTTTTAATTTTTGGGTTAATTATTGCGGCGTTAATAGAAGTGACTTTGAAAGGGTTACGTGAGTATATTTATCATCACACTGTTAACCGAATTGATATGACACTGGGCTTGAAGCTGGTAAATCATTTACTGAGACTGCCTATTCCCTTTTTTAAAAGCAGGCAAATAGGCGCAATTGTCACCCGAGTAAAAGAGCTCGAAACTATTCGTGAATTTTTAACCAGCAGCTTTTTTACTCTATGTGTCGATGTGCTATTTTTATTTGTATTTATTTTTGTGATGAATTTGATCTCCACAACACTCACAATAATATTTTTGTGTTCTATTCCTTTTTATCTTTTATTAGCTTGGTGGTTAACGCCTAAAATTGAATCTGCTGCACAACAACAGTTCACCAATATTGCCATCAATACCTCTTTTTTGACCGAAAGTATCAATGGGATCGAAACAGCCAAAAGCTTATCCGTCGAACCAAATTTCACTCGTCGCTGGGACGGCCAAACCGCTGATATGAGCCAAACTAACTTTGTATCAGGGCAAATAAGCTCCCGCTCTGAACATCTAGTGATGGCTATTGAAAAAATCACCAGTGCTATTGTTTTGTGGGTTGGTGCTTCTGAAGTTTTAGCATTGCAGATGACGATTGGCCAGCTTATTGCCTTTTACATGATGGTTAGCCACGCTAACCAGCCCCTCATCAAACTAACTAAACTATGGGGGGACTACATTCGAACCAGTGTCGCTATCGAAAAACTCTCCCAAATTATTAACTTACCTACCGAACAATCACAGCAAGAAAATAAGTTATCTCTTCAAGGGCATTTAAATCTAAAAAATATCTCGTTCCGCTACCAACCTAACATGCCATTTGTTCTAAAAAACTTTAATTTAAATATTAAAGCGGGAGAAACTATTGGTATTGTTGGGACATCAGGGTCAGGTAAGAGCACCCTCGCTAAATTATTACTACGGCTTTATACCCCTGAAAGTGGTGCTATTTTTGTGGATGGAACCCCCATGTCTGCGATTAACTTGCACTCCCTTAGACAACAAATTGGTATTGTTTTACAGGAAAATTTCTTATTCAGCCAATCTGTTTTTCACAATATCGCTCAAACCTCACCGGATGCCTCCATGGACGAAGTCGTTCATGCCGCCAAAATGGCGGGAGCACACGATTTTATTTTGAAATTACCAAAAGGTTACGACACCGTTCTTGCCGAGGGGGGAACATCACTTTCTGGCGGCCAACGCCAACGTATTGCTATTGCTAGAACACTGCTTTCCAACCCTAAAGTGATTATTTTTGATGAGGCAACTAGCGCTTTAGATGATGAATCCCAAGCCGTTATTCAAGAAAATATGCATATTATTGCAAAAGGAAGGACCATCATCACAATTGCTCACCGCCTATCAACTATTCGCCATCACCAGCGGATCATTGTGATGCAAAATGGTGAAATTATCGAGCAAGGTAGCCATCAGCAACTTATTGAACAAGGTAATTTTTATAAACATTTGTGGACTCTACAACAGTCTCTGAAATCAGACATGGACGTAAAATGA
- the pgm gene encoding phosphoglucomutase (alpha-D-glucose-1,6-bisphosphate-dependent): MTIHERAGQLPFQSDLINVAQLTAQYYTQQPQPDNTSQAVKFGTSGHRGSSLRKNFNENHILAIAQAIADLRKKQGVTGPCFVGKDTHALSEAAFITVVEVLAANQVHVIVQENNGFTPTPAISHAILSYNQSHQDVADGIVITPSHNPPEDGGIKYNPANGGPADTDLTSVIEKNANQLLVNNLEGVKRVNFDTAMASEYVIQQDLVMPYVSALGEVVDMQAIAKSGLKIGVDPLGGSGIEYWKKIAEYYQLDIEIVNDQLDQTFRFMPLDHDGVIRMDCSSSWAMAGLLGMKEKFDLAFANDPDYDRHGIVTPDGLMNPNHYLAVAIDYLFQHRPQWGKNVAVGKTLVSSAMIDRVVNDIGRELVEVPVGFKWFVDGLFSGQLGFGGEESAGASFLKFDGTPWSTDKDGIILCLLAAEITAVTGENPQQRYNNLAKKFGAPIYNRIQAKATHEEKAKLSKLSPEMVAADTLAGDKITQRLTAAPGNNAPIGGLKIMTDYGWFAARPSGTEEAYKIYCESFRGEDHLRQIEKEAIEIVSKVIR; this comes from the coding sequence GTGACAATACATGAACGTGCAGGGCAGCTTCCGTTTCAAAGTGACTTGATCAATGTCGCTCAATTAACCGCTCAATATTATACGCAGCAACCACAACCCGATAATACATCTCAAGCTGTTAAGTTTGGCACATCAGGGCATCGTGGTAGTTCGTTGCGTAAAAATTTTAATGAAAACCACATATTAGCCATTGCACAAGCAATTGCCGATTTACGCAAAAAGCAAGGTGTAACAGGTCCTTGTTTTGTAGGGAAAGATACCCATGCGTTATCAGAAGCAGCGTTTATTACAGTGGTTGAAGTGTTAGCGGCAAATCAAGTTCATGTAATTGTTCAGGAAAATAATGGTTTTACGCCAACTCCAGCTATCTCTCACGCTATTTTAAGTTATAACCAATCACACCAAGATGTTGCGGATGGCATTGTAATTACGCCTTCACATAACCCACCTGAAGATGGCGGTATTAAATACAACCCTGCGAATGGCGGGCCGGCTGATACCGATTTAACTTCTGTTATTGAAAAAAATGCAAACCAATTGCTAGTCAATAACCTGGAAGGGGTTAAAAGAGTCAATTTTGATACAGCGATGGCGAGTGAATACGTTATTCAGCAAGATTTGGTTATGCCTTATGTCTCTGCATTAGGCGAAGTTGTTGATATGCAAGCGATTGCTAAGTCTGGTTTGAAAATTGGTGTTGACCCACTAGGCGGTTCCGGTATTGAATACTGGAAAAAAATTGCTGAATATTATCAATTAGATATTGAAATCGTAAATGACCAATTAGACCAAACGTTCCGTTTTATGCCTTTGGATCATGATGGTGTTATCCGTATGGATTGCTCATCAAGTTGGGCAATGGCGGGTTTGCTTGGGATGAAAGAAAAATTTGATTTAGCTTTCGCTAATGACCCTGACTATGACCGTCATGGCATTGTTACCCCCGATGGTTTAATGAACCCAAATCACTATCTTGCTGTGGCAATCGACTACCTATTCCAACACCGCCCTCAGTGGGGAAAAAATGTTGCGGTAGGGAAAACACTTGTCTCAAGTGCGATGATTGACCGTGTTGTTAATGATATCGGTCGTGAATTAGTTGAAGTGCCTGTAGGGTTCAAATGGTTCGTTGATGGGTTATTCAGTGGACAACTAGGTTTTGGCGGTGAGGAAAGTGCAGGGGCATCATTCTTAAAATTCGATGGCACACCTTGGTCAACAGACAAAGACGGTATCATTCTTTGCTTACTAGCCGCGGAAATTACGGCGGTTACCGGTGAAAACCCGCAGCAGCGTTATAATAACCTCGCCAAAAAATTTGGGGCACCGATTTACAATCGTATTCAAGCGAAAGCTACTCACGAAGAAAAAGCGAAGCTAAGTAAATTATCACCGGAAATGGTTGCAGCAGATACATTGGCAGGAGATAAAATTACACAGCGTTTAACCGCAGCCCCCGGTAATAATGCGCCAATTGGTGGTTTAAAAATCATGACTGATTATGGCTGGTTTGCAGCAAGGCCATCAGGTACGGAAGAAGCGTATAAAATTTATTGTGAAAGCTTCCGTGGAGAAGATCATTTACGCCAAATAGAAAAAGAAGCGATTGAGATCGTAAGCAAAGTTATTCGCTAA